A genomic region of Patescibacteria group bacterium contains the following coding sequences:
- a CDS encoding A24 family peptidase, with the protein MAIIFVGLIVIAFYDFRKMIIPDEILLPIAILAVLSLIMSIFVKSGFGYPKTGLENLLLSFYGLVTFSLPIIFLFVVSKGKWMGFGDIKLGLFLGLVLGFPSAIVAIFLTFLIGGLAGIILVALGKKQLKDKVPFAPFMILGMMMAIFWGEQILNWYLGLGF; encoded by the coding sequence TTGGCAATCATTTTTGTCGGTTTAATAGTGATCGCTTTTTATGATTTTCGAAAAATGATTATTCCTGATGAAATATTATTACCAATTGCCATTTTAGCTGTTTTAAGCTTAATAATGTCGATTTTTGTCAAGTCCGGTTTTGGATATCCAAAAACAGGCTTAGAAAATTTGTTATTATCATTTTACGGTTTAGTGACATTTAGCTTGCCAATAATTTTTTTATTCGTAGTTTCAAAAGGTAAGTGGATGGGTTTTGGGGATATCAAACTTGGTCTATTTTTAGGATTAGTATTGGGGTTTCCATCAGCAATTGTAGCAATTTTTCTGACCTTTTTAATCGGAGGATTGGCAGGCATAATTTTAGTCGCTTTAGGCAAAAAACAACTTAAAGATAAAGTTCCTTTTGCACCATTTATGATTTTAGGGATGATGATGGCGATTTTTTGGGGAGAGCAGATACTAAATTGGTATTTAGGCTTAGGTTTTTAA
- a CDS encoding prepilin-type N-terminal cleavage/methylation domain-containing protein, whose product MSRNLSHQSKRGFSLIELLVAIFIIIILTTAILVSLAKSREKSRDNKRKTDLAVIQQGLEMYYADQHQFPPGSCTNVSSLSTDPSSQNDFSKYVSPVPADPYPSLNISYKYNLVTDTNNFPHYIIVSTLENRNDSDYDKALTGTYWATANDACVGGWYGAGKNYHYFVSSD is encoded by the coding sequence ATGTCTCGAAATTTATCCCATCAATCAAAAAGAGGTTTTTCTTTGATTGAATTATTGGTCGCGATATTTATCATTATTATTTTAACCACGGCTATTTTAGTCAGTTTAGCCAAATCTCGCGAAAAGTCCCGCGATAATAAACGCAAGACTGATTTAGCAGTTATTCAACAAGGACTCGAAATGTATTATGCGGACCAGCATCAATTTCCTCCCGGAAGCTGTACTAATGTTTCCAGTTTGTCAACTGATCCTTCAAGCCAAAATGATTTTTCTAAATATGTTTCGCCAGTTCCCGCCGATCCGTACCCATCTTTAAATATCAGCTATAAATATAATTTAGTCACAGATACAAATAATTTTCCGCACTATATTATAGTTTCAACGCTTGAAAATAGAAATGATTCAGATTATGACAAAGCCTTAACCGGAACTTATTGGGCAACTGCTAATGATGCCTGCGTTGGAGGTTGGTATGGGGCTGGAAAAAATTATCATTATTTCGTGAGTTCAGATTAA